GCCACACCATGGTCAGCGGTGGCACCAGCGCGGTGACGGTGACGCGCTCGCGCTCGATGAGCGGGAAGGCCACGTCCGGGCTGGGGTTCAGCGCCATCACCGCCGTGCCGCCCGCGTAGAACGTCCCCAGCACGCCGGGCGAGGACATGGGGAAGTTGTGCGCCGCTGGCAGCGCGCACAGGTACACCGTCTCCGAGGTGAACTGGCACACGTCCACGCTGGCGCGCAGGCTGTAGATGTAGTCGTCGTGCGTGCGCGGGATGAGCTTCGGCACGCCGGTGCTGCCGCCGGACAGCTGGAAGAACGCCACGTCGGAGGGCGAAGGGCCCTCCAGCGCCAGGGGCTCCGCGGGCACGGAGGCCAGCGCCGTATGCGCACCCGCGTCCCCCAGCACCAGCACGTGCTTCAGCGTGGGCGTGGCGGCCTTCACCTGCTCCGCGAGCCCCCGGTAGTCGAAGCCACCGAAGCGGTCCGGGATGACGTACGCGACGGCCTCCGTGAAGGCGCAGAAGTAGCCGATCTCCGAAGCGCGGTGCGCCGGCAGCGCGAACACCGGCAGCGCGCCCATGCGGAACAGCGCGAAGATGACCTCATAGAACTCCGGCACGTTGGGCAGCTGCACCACCACGCGGTCGCGCGCGCGGATGCCCAGCGCGTGGAAGCCCGCGGCCATGCGGTCCACGCGCGCATCCAGCTCCGCGTACGTCCAGCGGTGCGTGCCGCCCACCAGCGCCACGCGCGCCCCGAAATCCCGGGCGCGGTCGCGCAGGAGCTGGCCGAAGGTCTCCCCACGCCAGTAACCGGCCTCACGGTAGC
The sequence above is drawn from the Corallococcus sp. NCRR genome and encodes:
- a CDS encoding (2,3-dihydroxybenzoyl)adenylate synthase, with amino-acid sequence MSTAREHLAGCPTWPEDFARRYREAGYWRGETFGQLLRDRARDFGARVALVGGTHRWTYAELDARVDRMAAGFHALGIRARDRVVVQLPNVPEFYEVIFALFRMGALPVFALPAHRASEIGYFCAFTEAVAYVIPDRFGGFDYRGLAEQVKAATPTLKHVLVLGDAGAHTALASVPAEPLALEGPSPSDVAFFQLSGGSTGVPKLIPRTHDDYIYSLRASVDVCQFTSETVYLCALPAAHNFPMSSPGVLGTFYAGGTAVMALNPSPDVAFPLIERERVTVTALVPPLTMVWLDSTLAKKHDLSSLKVLQVGGARLSDEAAARVRPTLGCGLQQVFGMAEGLVNYTRLDDPETRIVTTQGRPMSDADELRVVDDDDVPVAPGETGHLLTRGPYTIRGYYKADAHNAKAFTPDGFYRTGDLVRLTPEGYLVVEGRAKDQINRGGDKVAAEEVENHLLAHPSVSDAAVVAIPDKFLGERTCAVVIPRGEAPAPSALNAFLRQRGLASFKIPDRIEFVAAFPQTGVGKVSKKALRDSLRQSLSTPSP